The genomic DNA CTTCGCTGACTCTTTCGAACAAATCCATAGTTTTGTAAATTAAAGAATTAAGAATGAATAATTAAACCTTCGCGTATCCAACTACTCATCATTAATTTTTCATTATTTATTATCAATTAGTCATTATTCATTACCTAAAACTAATAACTGTGCCGCCAGATTTAGGCTTCTTGTTTTGGTTAGCGGCAGGCGAGGTGAACGACATGCCTTGGGTACGTACCGGTTCCTCACCCTTCCGGCGTATCTGCTGCACGTCTTTGGCAGTCCGCTTGTAGGCAGGTTTGTCTTCCATGAAAGAGATCAGAGCGTCATCGTCCAATTCGTCGACGGCAAATACAACGATTTCGGCATTCGGACGCGAGTCGATATATTCACCGTAATAACGTCCCATCAAGGCATCTTCTTCCGCTCGTCTTTTTCTTTCCGCTTCTTCCTTCTCTGCCATTTCGCGCAGTTGTTCTTCTGTGACAAGCTCCTGCTGTTCCGTCTTGGTCAGGATATCTTCCAACCCGAAACCGGTCACCAAGATCGTAATCTTGATCTTATGCCCTAAACTGTCATCATAACCATGTCCCCACTTCACCTCGTATTCAGTCTTGAATTGCGACATGAAATCATGTATATCGTCCATTTCACTGATACGAAGTTCGTCTTCATGGCTATAATAAATGACAAACGCTACCCGTTTAGCATTGAAAATATTGTTCACATCGTTGACCAACGTACTCTCCAAAGCTTCCGTAATCGCTTGTCGCAAACGTCCTTCTCCTTCTCCGAAACCGATACTGATCAAAGCGACTCCACTGTTACGCATCGTCGTGTCGACATCGGCAAAGTCGACATTCTGTTCCAAATCGGTCGTCACGATTTCGGCTATGCTCTTGGCCGCGATTGTCAATGTTTCATCCGCTTTACGATTCGCCTGTGGAACCGGCATGTCGGCAAAATTTCTCAATCGCTCATTGTTAATCACTAAAAGCGAATCGACATTCTGCGCCATATTTCTGACACCACGGAGCGCTTTCACGATTTTCGGCCGTCCTTCAAAGACAAAAGGTATCGTAACGATACCGACAGTCAGAATCCCCATATCTTTAGAGATCTTAGCGACTACCGGCCCGGCTCCTGTTCCCGTACCACCCCCCATTCCGGCCGTAACAAAGGCCATACGAGTACCGTCATCCAACATCCGGTAGATGTCTTCTTCACTTTCCAAGGCGGCTTTTTCTCCCACTTCCGGAACATTCCCCGAACCAAGTCCATGCGTCGTATTCTGTCCGATCAGCAATTTATTAGGAACCTCCGACTTCTGCAACGCCTGATTATCGGTATTGCACAATACGAAAGATACATCCCGGATACCTTCGCGATACATATTGCTGACCGCATTACCACCACCGCCACCGACACCGATCACCTTGATGATTGTCTGAGGCGCTTTTGCCAAATCAAAATCGTATGTATTATCGTCCATTGTCGTCTGTCTTTTATTGTTACCGATTATTGCTCATCTTTCAAGGCCTTGTCAATGCCTTCTCCCACCTTATCCACCGCATTTTTGAAAAGGTCGCCGATACCCCAGCCCTTACGGTTCTTTTTCTCTTCCTCCTTCTTTGTTCCGGAATTGCGGTTCTTAGTCGTAGCCGCTGACTGCTTTTCAACAGGCGGTTCCTCCTGCTTTTCTTCTATTTCAGCGATCACGGGTTCTTCTTTCGGCTCGATCTTCGGTTCTACCACTTTCGGTCTCTCCGGTTCGGGAGCGATATAAAGGGCGCAGTTCTCCGTTCCTTTTAGCAACAGGG from Parabacteroides merdae ATCC 43184 includes the following:
- the ftsZ gene encoding cell division protein FtsZ is translated as MDDNTYDFDLAKAPQTIIKVIGVGGGGGNAVSNMYREGIRDVSFVLCNTDNQALQKSEVPNKLLIGQNTTHGLGSGNVPEVGEKAALESEEDIYRMLDDGTRMAFVTAGMGGGTGTGAGPVVAKISKDMGILTVGIVTIPFVFEGRPKIVKALRGVRNMAQNVDSLLVINNERLRNFADMPVPQANRKADETLTIAAKSIAEIVTTDLEQNVDFADVDTTMRNSGVALISIGFGEGEGRLRQAITEALESTLVNDVNNIFNAKRVAFVIYYSHEDELRISEMDDIHDFMSQFKTEYEVKWGHGYDDSLGHKIKITILVTGFGLEDILTKTEQQELVTEEQLREMAEKEEAERKRRAEEDALMGRYYGEYIDSRPNAEIVVFAVDELDDDALISFMEDKPAYKRTAKDVQQIRRKGEEPVRTQGMSFTSPAANQNKKPKSGGTVISFR